One Paenibacillus sp. FSL W8-0186 genomic window carries:
- a CDS encoding ATP-binding protein, with protein MTTKKVFIYLGIFLLVLVSLRMLWYSFRIMPEHPQAERGELDLRHWQFSDRQVITLNGEWEFYPGQFVSPAASGEQRDELDRLYMQVPGKWSSSINQKFGYGTYRLRVLIQDTDGVYSIQLPNVQSASRLYINGQMYDEMGHPAETKEHNKARNVPYSVNFHTAKSEVEVLLHVSNFHIYGMGGIVQSVKFGTATAMMNERLLSEMLQIVVCVVLLLHGIYAGILFGLGHRGKELLYFALMIFFAVLSVLTDDDKLLLVWLPMPMAWVFKLKIIIYICLAIFLMLCTKSLLGRKENRRTVRALLVFSAAGMLLMIVLPDRYLRVGNHLLLIIMLAVIILVPYFAFRSIREGEKSAVFVLMAAAAVSLNIFIGGIIKSRFWADMPYYPLDLIIAFVSFAAFWFIRFAQTTFHAKRLAERLQEEDKRKDEFLANTSHELRNPLHGMINMAQAVLDNGQNRLIDRHRSDLKLLIQIGQRLSLQLNDLLDVSLLREGQIRLDKQSVSVQATASGVVEMLRYLSDTKKLEMVLDVPDAFPRVLADENRLVQILFNLLHNAIKYTNEGFIVLSAEVHENEARIYVRDTGIGMDEETQRRVFLPYHQGTSNSPAIQGGLGLGLSICKQFVELHGSSLELQSVPGQGSVFSFSLPLAVADQDQAAPEQGESGEDDAAYLFLTSADRLAEPAVAEESAPEQETVQWDSQPKIIAVDDDPVNLKILQHILSQEHYHISAVTTAEEALQLLDSGEWDLVISDVMMPNISGYELTREIRRKYTISELPILLLTARSRSQDIEAGFKAGANDYLSKPMDALELKTRVQALIALKRSIMERLHMEAAWLQAQIQPHFLYNTLNSVASLSVMDTSRMVVLLERFGSYLRTSFDVRNLQRLVPIEHELEMLHSYLYIEKERFGDRLQVVWDLQDYSSVQIPPLSVQPIVENSVRHGLLTRVSGGTVTIRIHNHPDYTEIIVEDDGVGIEEEKLRCLLETDAHSRRGIGLINTDRRLKQLYGQGLHISSVPGEGTRVAFQIPKPKSQPDRP; from the coding sequence ATGACAACGAAAAAAGTATTTATTTATCTCGGTATATTTTTACTTGTGCTGGTCAGCCTGAGGATGCTCTGGTACTCCTTTCGCATCATGCCCGAGCATCCTCAGGCAGAACGTGGAGAACTGGACCTTAGACATTGGCAGTTCAGCGATCGGCAGGTAATTACACTGAATGGAGAGTGGGAATTCTACCCCGGGCAATTTGTAAGTCCAGCAGCAAGCGGAGAGCAGCGGGATGAACTCGATAGACTCTACATGCAGGTGCCGGGAAAATGGAGCTCTTCCATAAACCAAAAATTCGGCTATGGAACTTACCGTCTTCGAGTTTTGATTCAGGATACGGACGGCGTATATTCGATTCAGCTTCCGAATGTCCAGTCAGCATCACGATTGTATATAAACGGTCAAATGTATGACGAAATGGGACACCCTGCAGAGACAAAGGAACACAACAAAGCAAGAAACGTTCCTTATTCCGTTAATTTTCACACTGCTAAATCTGAAGTTGAGGTTCTCCTCCATGTCTCGAATTTTCATATCTACGGCATGGGCGGTATAGTACAGTCCGTAAAATTTGGAACGGCTACGGCCATGATGAATGAGAGGCTGCTGTCCGAAATGCTGCAGATCGTCGTATGCGTCGTATTGCTGCTGCATGGCATATATGCCGGAATTTTGTTTGGGCTTGGTCATCGCGGCAAAGAATTGCTTTACTTTGCGCTTATGATTTTTTTTGCCGTCCTCTCCGTGTTAACGGACGACGATAAGCTGCTTCTGGTATGGCTGCCTATGCCTATGGCATGGGTCTTTAAACTGAAGATTATCATCTACATTTGCTTGGCTATTTTTCTGATGCTGTGCACGAAATCTCTTCTAGGCCGAAAGGAGAATAGAAGAACCGTTCGCGCGCTTCTCGTGTTTAGCGCTGCAGGCATGCTGCTTATGATCGTTTTACCGGACCGCTATTTGAGGGTGGGTAATCATTTACTACTTATCATTATGCTTGCTGTCATTATTCTTGTTCCCTACTTCGCATTCCGCTCTATTCGGGAAGGAGAGAAGTCGGCCGTATTCGTTCTTATGGCGGCTGCTGCCGTCTCCTTAAATATATTTATTGGCGGAATCATCAAGAGTAGATTTTGGGCGGATATGCCTTACTACCCGCTGGATTTGATCATTGCCTTTGTCAGTTTTGCGGCCTTCTGGTTCATCCGGTTCGCACAGACGACATTTCATGCGAAAAGGCTTGCTGAACGGCTGCAAGAGGAAGACAAGCGAAAAGACGAATTCCTCGCCAATACTTCACACGAGCTGCGTAATCCGCTGCACGGCATGATCAACATGGCACAGGCGGTGCTGGATAACGGACAGAATCGTCTGATAGACAGGCATCGCAGCGACCTGAAGCTCTTGATCCAGATCGGTCAGCGCCTGTCGCTTCAGCTCAATGATCTGCTGGACGTTTCATTGCTCCGAGAGGGACAAATCCGGCTGGATAAGCAGAGCGTGAGTGTGCAGGCGACGGCTTCCGGCGTAGTCGAGATGCTTCGTTATTTAAGCGATACGAAAAAGCTGGAAATGGTGCTGGATGTGCCTGATGCGTTTCCGCGCGTGCTTGCCGACGAGAACAGGCTGGTGCAAATCCTGTTCAATTTGCTGCATAACGCAATTAAATATACAAACGAAGGCTTCATCGTACTATCGGCAGAAGTGCATGAGAACGAGGCTCGTATTTACGTTAGAGACACTGGCATTGGCATGGACGAAGAGACTCAGCGCAGAGTATTTTTACCGTATCATCAGGGGACTTCTAATTCACCGGCCATACAAGGCGGACTGGGACTAGGGCTCAGCATTTGCAAGCAATTTGTCGAGCTGCATGGAAGCAGCTTGGAGCTGCAATCCGTGCCCGGTCAAGGCTCCGTATTCAGCTTCTCGCTGCCTCTGGCCGTGGCCGATCAAGATCAAGCGGCACCAGAACAAGGGGAATCCGGGGAGGACGATGCAGCCTATTTATTTTTAACTTCTGCTGACAGGTTAGCCGAGCCGGCCGTTGCAGAGGAATCCGCTCCGGAGCAGGAGACAGTCCAGTGGGACAGCCAGCCCAAAATAATCGCTGTGGATGACGATCCGGTAAATCTAAAAATACTGCAGCATATCCTTTCTCAAGAGCACTATCATATTTCGGCCGTAACCACCGCCGAGGAAGCGTTGCAGCTCCTTGACTCGGGGGAGTGGGACCTCGTCATTTCCGATGTCATGATGCCAAATATATCGGGGTACGAGCTGACGCGGGAAATTCGCCGCAAATATACGATTTCCGAGCTGCCGATCCTGCTCCTGACGGCAAGAAGCAGGTCTCAGGATATCGAAGCCGGGTTCAAGGCCGGAGCGAATGATTACTTAAGCAAGCCAATGGATGCGCTGGAGCTAAAAACAAGGGTGCAGGCTTTGATTGCCTTAAAGCGGTCGATTATGGAGCGTCTGCACATGGAGGCCGCTTGGCTTCAGGCACAGATTCAGCCGCACTTTCTGTATAACACGCTAAACTCCGTGGCATCGCTCAGTGTTATGGATACGTCACGAATGGTAGTTCTTCTCGAGCGGTTTGGCAGCTATTTGCGGACCAGTTTTGATGTGCGCAATTTGCAGCGGCTCGTGCCGATTGAACATGAGCTTGAGATGCTGCATTCTTATTTGTACATTGAGAAGGAGCGCTTCGGTGACCGTCTGCAGGTGGTCTGGGACTTGCAGGATTACAGCAGCGTTCAGATACCTCCCCTATCCGTGCAGCCCATCGTGGAAAATTCGGTCAGACACGGCCTGCTGACACGGGTAAGCGGAGGTACGGTAACGATCCGCATCCATAATCACCCAGACTATACAGAGATCATCGTTGAGGATGACGGCGTAGGCATTGAGGAAGAGAAGCTGCGATGCCTTCTTGAGACCGACGCCCATTCGCGCCGCGGGATCGGGCTTATCAATACAGACCGGCGCTTGAAACAGCTCTATGGACAGGGTTTACATATAAGCAGCGTTCCTGGCGAAGGAACTAGGGTGGCTTTTCAGATACCTAAGCCCAAATCACAGCCTGACCGACCTTGA
- a CDS encoding class D sortase codes for MRKLAYVLIVTGICIVLYPKLSVLYSEYKQEMLLQDIENAEQSRRQADNVDLKSLQSSYAQVSQWLEEMNTESEPAIAHTKLNNFDEEEGVGTIFIDVIDLKLPILEGATKQNLQHAAAHMTETAPLGHVGNAAIAAHRSRTAGRLFNRLDEVKVGDEIIVRSKGEQFVYTVYEISVVEPTDVSVLDNRGSERTLTLITCDPLVNPTHRLIVHAKQDVREGGQAAGNE; via the coding sequence ATGCGTAAGTTAGCGTACGTTTTGATTGTTACTGGAATATGCATTGTTTTATATCCCAAATTGAGCGTGTTGTACAGCGAGTACAAACAGGAAATGCTTCTGCAGGATATTGAAAACGCTGAGCAAAGCCGCAGGCAAGCAGACAACGTTGATCTAAAGAGCCTGCAATCAAGCTATGCGCAGGTATCCCAGTGGCTGGAAGAAATGAATACGGAGTCTGAGCCGGCGATTGCCCATACGAAGCTTAATAATTTTGATGAGGAAGAGGGGGTGGGGACGATCTTCATCGATGTTATTGATTTGAAACTGCCGATCTTGGAAGGCGCTACTAAGCAAAATTTGCAGCATGCGGCCGCGCATATGACGGAGACCGCTCCCCTTGGACATGTCGGTAATGCAGCTATAGCTGCGCATCGTTCCCGGACAGCCGGAAGGTTGTTCAATCGGCTGGATGAGGTTAAAGTAGGAGATGAAATAATCGTTCGTTCCAAGGGAGAGCAGTTCGTATACACGGTGTACGAAATTTCAGTTGTCGAGCCAACCGATGTTTCCGTGCTGGACAATCGCGGCAGCGAGAGGACGCTCACCTTAATTACTTGCGATCCGCTGGTTAACCCTACCCATCGACTGATTGTTCATGCCAAGCAGGACGTCCGTGAAGGCGGACAAGCAGCGGGAAATGAGTAG
- a CDS encoding sigma-70 family RNA polymerase sigma factor: protein MSVLSIDKAYRDYKNDVYRYLFYLCRNHHTAEDLTQETFCRAWSHLEQLPEKKVKPWLFRVSHNAYIDKLRKESRSSSYENEFFYQFAGEETPETWLLREESRQELYSQLLLLNLNQRQAVLLYDIHGFSYQEAANLMEISLSKFKITLYRARQRLRNESKATATA from the coding sequence ATGAGCGTATTATCGATCGACAAAGCTTACCGTGATTATAAAAATGACGTATACCGGTATCTGTTTTACTTATGCCGGAACCACCATACCGCAGAGGATTTGACACAAGAGACGTTCTGCCGGGCATGGTCCCACCTGGAGCAGCTGCCGGAGAAAAAAGTTAAGCCCTGGCTGTTCCGGGTGTCGCATAATGCTTACATAGATAAGCTGCGCAAGGAGAGTCGTTCCTCTTCCTATGAAAATGAATTTTTCTATCAGTTCGCAGGCGAGGAGACGCCGGAAACATGGTTGCTTCGGGAGGAGAGCCGTCAAGAGCTTTACAGCCAATTGTTGCTGTTGAATCTAAATCAGCGTCAGGCCGTGCTGCTCTACGACATCCATGGCTTCTCTTATCAGGAAGCGGCGAATCTCATGGAAATTTCGTTGTCTAAATTCAAAATTACGCTATACCGCGCCAGACAAAGACTTCGCAACGAATCGAAGGCTACGGCGACCGCTTAA
- a CDS encoding D-alanyl-D-alanine carboxypeptidase family protein, whose protein sequence is MRKKGLVLFAVIGLLLLANSPQLDRLHLSASAFMNKAKAHWRVITAPGLGGVEGKAMLVMDRETGKILYAHNGKKRMYPASTTKILTALIVLERGNPDELVTVGKEARLRTADESTAGLHEGDQLPVRDLIAAMMLPSGNDAARTAAVYIAEKETGRKLEPEEATAYFAGLMNQRAKELGAKNSHFVNPHGLHDPDHYTTARDIAVIAQAAMSHEAFQGIVGEAFHYTEGTGKTTAFRNRNRLIQSDNEWYFQGANGIKTGYTEKAGYCLVGSAVRNDKELISVVLHSTEQGVWSDSVKLLDYGFQS, encoded by the coding sequence TTGCGAAAAAAAGGGCTTGTACTGTTTGCAGTCATCGGACTGCTGCTCCTGGCCAACTCTCCTCAGCTTGATCGTCTGCACCTGAGCGCATCAGCGTTCATGAATAAAGCAAAAGCGCATTGGCGTGTGATTACAGCCCCCGGGCTAGGCGGCGTGGAAGGAAAAGCCATGCTCGTCATGGATCGGGAGACCGGAAAAATCTTATATGCCCATAATGGTAAAAAGCGAATGTATCCTGCCAGCACAACCAAGATATTAACGGCGCTGATCGTGCTCGAAAGAGGCAATCCCGATGAGCTTGTAACGGTCGGCAAGGAAGCGCGGCTTCGTACAGCCGATGAGAGCACGGCAGGCTTGCACGAAGGGGACCAGCTGCCGGTTCGGGATCTGATCGCTGCGATGATGCTCCCCTCAGGGAACGATGCGGCAAGAACCGCGGCGGTATATATTGCGGAGAAAGAAACGGGCCGAAAGCTGGAGCCGGAGGAAGCGACAGCTTATTTTGCCGGGCTGATGAATCAGCGGGCTAAGGAGCTTGGTGCGAAGAACAGCCATTTCGTCAATCCGCATGGGCTGCATGATCCGGATCATTATACGACGGCGCGGGATATCGCAGTCATCGCCCAAGCTGCGATGAGTCATGAAGCCTTTCAGGGCATCGTTGGCGAGGCGTTTCACTATACAGAGGGTACGGGGAAAACCACTGCTTTTCGTAATCGCAACAGACTGATTCAAAGCGATAATGAGTGGTATTTTCAGGGAGCTAACGGCATCAAGACGGGATACACCGAGAAGGCAGGTTATTGTCTGGTTGGGTCGGCAGTCCGAAATGACAAAGAGTTGATTTCCGTTGTTCTTCATTCGACGGAGCAGGGAGTTTGGTCGGACTCGGTCAAATTGCTGGATTACGGATTCCAAAGTTAG
- a CDS encoding GGDEF domain-containing protein, with amino-acid sequence MAEHAGTMYIIIIGVLSAVLVGMTIILRSLLRERADLMKLAYTDAVTGLMNRNGFDHFWARHKGKDHLAVLSLDLDHFKEINDTYGHMAGDQLLHDVSIGLRQITNKNQLAFRIGGDEFVFIMKNCDPNKVEILAALILDKISRPFEIQGRNIKVTGSIGISISEGRKVDRQRMMAEADLAMYHAKKLGRNRYSLYREERHKYLKELEYTLRKKHKRKMLF; translated from the coding sequence ATGGCAGAACATGCAGGAACGATGTATATCATAATTATCGGAGTTTTAAGTGCAGTGCTTGTCGGGATGACCATTATTCTCCGGTCGCTGCTCCGTGAGAGAGCAGACCTGATGAAGCTGGCTTATACCGATGCCGTCACTGGGCTTATGAATCGAAATGGGTTCGATCATTTCTGGGCACGTCATAAAGGGAAGGATCATCTGGCTGTATTGTCTCTAGATCTGGATCATTTCAAAGAGATTAATGACACATACGGTCATATGGCGGGGGATCAGCTCCTGCATGATGTCAGTATCGGCCTGCGCCAAATCACGAATAAAAACCAGCTGGCTTTTCGCATCGGAGGCGATGAGTTCGTGTTTATCATGAAAAATTGCGATCCGAACAAAGTGGAGATATTGGCGGCGCTAATCTTGGATAAAATCAGCCGGCCGTTTGAAATTCAGGGGCGTAACATCAAGGTCACCGGGAGCATCGGGATCAGTATTAGTGAAGGGCGTAAGGTCGACCGGCAGCGAATGATGGCTGAAGCCGATCTCGCGATGTATCATGCCAAGAAGCTTGGCAGAAACCGATATTCGCTTTACAGGGAGGAAAGGCATAAGTATTTGAAGGAATTGGAATACACGCTTAGGAAGAAACATAAGAGAAAAATGCTATTTTAG
- a CDS encoding collagen binding domain-containing protein, translated as MRKKGFVLLVAAMLFLHSILGPGLASANTPLGSSSNSKSILTKVTLKDGTGSVIDAVYNPNADPVVMGAPVTLEYEWELENGHDYVAGSTFEFDIPQEFELYNSVNGILEISGLEIGKFAASKNGHVIVTFDEDVSGYSDVGGTIIFNTNFSKTSITGSTEVAIPFPVRGGQQVAIVHFKPEKGSLLEKSGSAAGDKQIHWSIDVNTLLERIDQAVITDETPPGLSLDVSSIQVHKLNVNVDGSTQLGAPVLSGYTLDTQSLDGFRIEFDSTLDSAYRITYTTNVGNGDETSFTNTAKLTGSKSAEASKTVPIQRPEVLSKRFESYDEQTRTMTWVIEYNFRGKYIPQGILEDRFNDTQELVAGTLEVRDRETGTLLSEGTGNDYTLSLVSAANGKTGFDLKFNAPIDSGYIIKYDTKAIGRVLKDELVENTVTTDVYGYKTASGIHKNLVIQKAHVATDYNAKEASWSIEINKDNYTMKDVVITDKFVNSGQQFKPGSLVVKDQHGTVLSAPADYEFAAASPDMKQGFTIDFKQPISGAHTVTYVTYFNPEWKDNGDVTRFLNRATITGEEAGGTLVNVTAEATLWPDGLTQTNGSKSGEYDPRTKEVTWTIRANYNKKSLTGAVITDVLKQGQKYVDGSLEVYEMTLTGGWNGTSRGNPVDPAKYTLTPPTEANGNELQVSFSTMDDKTPYWIEFKTSLQDSVIIDKGAVENEAMFQEGNSTLTTWKGSASIPQGGEFVSKGGEQNDDRIDWTIYINRGQSYVEDAKIIDEPTPNQVLVEDSFRLYKAKVGASGVSTDITGLTPLQEGVDYTLVIATDDSGNFELLFNTPISEAYILKYQSLIDAGNGDAIGNKVHFEGTGIKTDKMVSNKEIIVRTSGGSGTGSGIRGNLEITKVDQGDASQVLEGAVFVLQDAKGKRPAITKTTDVDGKALFTDLLYGDYVLEELQAPAGYELLDAPISVTIDSSIKADGNVKRVAVANEKEAEPPVTPPVTPPVEPPVEPPVEPPVEPPVTPPVEPPVTPPVEPPVTPPVTPPVEPPVTPPVISPGKPPVTLPVTPPVTTPEEPENPAEPQEPVENGEDGEDGEDGESAENASTGEGNPPQSGAGGQNHEEQTNANDGKNVSGAGEGAQDHPSKSKMGVTKLPKTGESSDLPYYAAGLAIIAAGIYLRRRTTKQA; from the coding sequence ATGAGAAAAAAAGGTTTTGTATTACTGGTAGCCGCCATGCTGTTTCTACACAGCATCCTAGGTCCCGGACTTGCATCGGCGAACACGCCCCTGGGCAGCTCCAGTAACAGTAAGAGCATTCTGACCAAGGTCACGCTGAAGGATGGGACAGGCAGCGTCATTGACGCCGTCTATAATCCGAATGCCGACCCGGTGGTCATGGGAGCACCGGTGACCCTGGAATATGAATGGGAGCTTGAGAACGGTCATGATTACGTAGCCGGGAGCACGTTTGAGTTCGATATTCCACAGGAATTCGAGCTGTACAACAGCGTAAATGGCATTCTCGAAATTAGCGGCTTAGAAATCGGCAAGTTTGCCGCCTCCAAAAACGGCCATGTGATTGTTACCTTCGATGAAGATGTGAGCGGGTACTCTGACGTGGGCGGGACGATTATTTTCAACACCAATTTTAGCAAGACTTCAATAACTGGCAGTACCGAGGTGGCTATTCCGTTTCCGGTTCGCGGGGGGCAACAGGTAGCGATTGTTCATTTCAAGCCTGAAAAGGGATCGCTGCTTGAAAAGAGCGGCTCGGCTGCGGGGGATAAACAGATTCACTGGTCGATCGATGTCAACACTTTGCTTGAACGAATTGATCAGGCTGTAATCACGGATGAGACACCCCCGGGCCTATCTCTGGATGTTTCCTCAATCCAAGTTCATAAGTTGAACGTTAACGTGGACGGCAGCACACAGCTTGGGGCTCCGGTTCTATCAGGCTACACGCTCGATACACAGTCCCTGGACGGCTTTAGAATCGAATTTGACAGCACGCTCGATTCGGCATATCGGATAACGTATACGACGAATGTCGGCAACGGCGATGAGACGAGCTTCACAAATACGGCGAAGCTGACGGGAAGCAAATCTGCTGAAGCATCAAAAACTGTGCCGATTCAGCGCCCCGAGGTATTGAGCAAGAGATTTGAGAGCTATGACGAGCAGACTCGAACAATGACCTGGGTGATCGAATATAACTTCAGAGGCAAGTATATTCCGCAGGGAATTTTGGAAGACCGTTTTAATGACACTCAGGAATTGGTCGCGGGAACGCTTGAAGTTCGCGATCGGGAAACGGGCACGCTTCTGAGCGAAGGAACGGGCAATGATTACACGCTCTCCCTTGTTTCGGCGGCGAACGGCAAAACTGGCTTCGATCTGAAATTTAATGCTCCTATCGATTCCGGTTATATCATTAAATATGATACTAAGGCCATTGGGAGAGTCCTGAAAGATGAATTGGTCGAAAACACGGTAACTACGGATGTCTACGGTTATAAAACAGCCTCTGGGATACATAAGAACCTGGTCATCCAGAAAGCTCATGTTGCGACGGATTACAATGCTAAAGAGGCATCCTGGAGCATCGAGATCAATAAAGACAACTACACGATGAAGGATGTTGTGATCACCGATAAATTTGTGAATAGCGGCCAGCAATTCAAGCCGGGGTCGTTAGTGGTTAAAGATCAACACGGCACGGTCTTGTCCGCTCCAGCGGATTACGAGTTTGCCGCTGCCTCGCCGGATATGAAGCAAGGGTTCACGATTGACTTTAAACAGCCGATCAGCGGAGCGCATACGGTAACGTATGTGACGTATTTCAATCCGGAATGGAAGGATAACGGTGATGTTACAAGGTTCCTTAACCGGGCGACGATTACAGGGGAAGAAGCGGGCGGCACGCTTGTAAACGTTACTGCGGAAGCTACGCTTTGGCCGGACGGTCTGACCCAGACCAACGGTTCCAAATCGGGAGAATACGATCCGAGAACCAAAGAGGTCACTTGGACGATTCGCGCAAATTATAATAAGAAGTCCCTGACTGGCGCGGTCATCACAGACGTGCTGAAACAGGGGCAAAAGTATGTCGACGGTTCTTTGGAAGTGTATGAAATGACCTTGACCGGAGGCTGGAATGGAACGTCCAGGGGCAATCCGGTTGACCCGGCGAAGTACACCTTGACGCCACCGACCGAAGCCAACGGAAATGAGCTGCAAGTTTCATTCAGCACGATGGATGATAAGACACCTTACTGGATCGAATTTAAAACGAGCCTTCAGGATAGTGTCATTATCGATAAAGGCGCGGTAGAGAATGAAGCAATGTTCCAAGAGGGAAATAGCACCCTGACAACCTGGAAAGGCAGTGCATCCATACCGCAAGGCGGAGAGTTTGTATCCAAAGGCGGAGAGCAAAACGACGATAGAATTGATTGGACGATTTATATCAACCGCGGACAATCCTATGTCGAGGATGCCAAAATCATTGACGAGCCGACACCGAATCAGGTGCTGGTCGAGGATTCTTTCCGTTTGTACAAAGCAAAGGTTGGCGCCAGCGGAGTTAGCACCGATATAACGGGCTTGACGCCGCTTCAGGAAGGTGTCGATTATACGCTGGTCATCGCTACGGACGATTCGGGGAACTTTGAATTGTTGTTCAACACTCCGATATCTGAAGCGTACATTTTAAAATACCAATCGTTAATTGATGCAGGTAACGGTGATGCTATCGGCAATAAGGTTCATTTTGAAGGAACCGGCATCAAGACGGATAAGATGGTTTCCAACAAAGAGATTATCGTGCGAACTTCTGGAGGATCGGGTACGGGCTCTGGAATTCGAGGCAATCTGGAAATAACCAAGGTTGATCAGGGTGATGCCTCCCAAGTGCTGGAAGGCGCTGTTTTCGTATTGCAGGATGCCAAGGGTAAAAGACCGGCGATCACGAAAACGACGGATGTCGATGGCAAAGCGTTATTTACCGATTTGCTATATGGTGACTATGTACTGGAAGAGCTGCAGGCTCCTGCAGGCTACGAACTGCTTGACGCTCCGATCAGTGTCACAATAGACTCCAGTATTAAGGCCGACGGTAATGTTAAGAGAGTGGCTGTTGCCAATGAAAAAGAGGCGGAACCACCAGTAACACCGCCGGTAACGCCACCGGTAGAACCGCCGGTAGAACCGCCGGTAGAACCGCCGGTAGAACCGCCGGTAACACCGCCGGTAGAACCACCGGTAACACCGCCGGTAGAACCACCGGTAACACCTCCAGTAACACCTCCGGTAGAGCCTCCGGTAACACCACCGGTGATATCACCTGGGAAACCGCCAGTAACTCTGCCGGTAACACCGCCAGTTACCACGCCGGAAGAGCCGGAAAACCCGGCAGAACCTCAGGAGCCCGTGGAGAACGGTGAGGACGGTGAGGACGGTGAGGACGGCGAATCTGCCGAAAATGCCTCGACTGGCGAGGGCAATCCGCCTCAATCTGGGGCAGGTGGTCAGAACCATGAAGAACAAACGAATGCCAATGACGGTAAAAATGTGTCAGGAGCTGGTGAAGGAGCCCAGGATCATCCGAGTAAATCGAAAATGGGTGTGACCAAGCTGCCGAAAACGGGAGAAAGCTCTGATCTTCCTTACTATGCAGCAGGATTGGCAATCATTGCCGCCGGAATTTATTTGCGGCGTAGAACAACCAAACAAGCTTAG
- a CDS encoding NAD(P)-dependent oxidoreductase, translating into MKTINELESKLSEPSDRLIEDLSKLDGDILILGVGGKMGPSLAKLVKRGIEAAGANAKVTGVSRFSSGDLRGELESAGIETIAADLLDEAALAKLPSARNVIYMAGNKFGTTGREYFTWAMNAYLPGRVAEKFPRSRIVAFSSGNIYPLTPIGSGGASEETPPAPIGEYAQSCLGRERVFEYFSRKNGTPLVNFRLNYAIDLRYGILLEIAKAVKEGTPIDVSMGQVNVIWQGDANEMAIRSLLLCDSPPVTLNITGPETVSVRWMAERFGELLGTVPQFTGTEQSTALLNNASHSHRLFGYPRVTLRQMMEWTAGWVEAGGDTLNKPTHFQERAGAF; encoded by the coding sequence TTGAAAACGATAAACGAACTGGAGAGCAAGTTAAGCGAGCCTTCTGACCGTTTAATAGAGGATTTGTCCAAGCTGGATGGAGATATTCTCATCCTTGGTGTAGGCGGAAAAATGGGGCCAAGTCTGGCCAAGCTGGTGAAGCGAGGGATCGAGGCGGCTGGCGCTAATGCGAAAGTAACTGGCGTATCCCGCTTCTCCTCCGGCGATTTACGCGGCGAGCTGGAGTCGGCAGGCATTGAGACGATTGCAGCTGATCTGCTGGATGAAGCGGCGCTTGCCAAGCTGCCGTCCGCGCGCAATGTCATTTATATGGCCGGTAACAAGTTTGGAACAACGGGCCGTGAGTATTTTACTTGGGCAATGAATGCTTATCTGCCGGGGCGCGTAGCGGAGAAGTTCCCGCGGTCGCGAATCGTCGCTTTTTCTTCGGGCAATATTTATCCGCTTACCCCTATCGGGTCAGGCGGTGCCTCTGAGGAGACGCCTCCTGCCCCTATTGGCGAATATGCGCAATCCTGCCTTGGTCGGGAACGAGTGTTTGAATATTTCTCCCGGAAAAATGGCACGCCACTCGTCAATTTTCGCTTAAATTATGCGATTGATCTGCGCTATGGCATCTTGTTAGAAATCGCTAAGGCGGTAAAAGAAGGGACGCCGATCGATGTAAGCATGGGCCAGGTCAATGTCATTTGGCAAGGGGATGCCAATGAAATGGCGATCCGCTCCTTGCTGCTGTGTGACTCGCCTCCCGTCACGCTCAATATTACCGGACCAGAGACGGTATCGGTTCGGTGGATGGCGGAGCGTTTTGGCGAACTGCTTGGAACAGTTCCGCAATTTACCGGAACGGAGCAGTCTACGGCGCTCCTTAACAATGCCTCGCATTCCCATCGTCTGTTTGGCTATCCCCGCGTCACGCTCCGGCAAATGATGGAATGGACGGCCGGCTGGGTCGAAGCCGGCGGTGATACGTTGAACAAACCGACGCATTTCCAGGAACGGGCAGGTGCGTTCTAA